TACCCTGGCGACCGTGCTGTCCCTCGTGCTACCCAAGGGCTCCCTGGAAAGGGCCACCCTGGAACTTTTCGACGCCGCGGACCTGGCCGTGCGCCGGACAACCGACCGGGACTACCACGCCACGATCGACGATCCGAGGATCGACCGGGTGAGCCTGCTGCGCCCACAGGAGATTCCCCGCTACGTCGAGGAAGGCCTGTTCGACCTCGGGATCACCGGGCGGGACTGGATCGCCGAGACCGACACCGAGGTCGCCTCGGTGACCGAGCTGGAGTACTCCAAGGCGACCGCCAACCCGGTCCGGATAGTCCTCGCCGTACCGAAGGAGCACCCGGCCGAGCAAGGCACCGATCTGCCGGCCGGGATCCGAGTCTCCACCGAGTACCCGGAGCTGACCCGGCGGTTCTTCGCCAAGGCCGGCGTCGAGGCGATCATCGTTCCTTCCTACGGGGCGACCGAAGCCAAGGTGCCCGACATCGTCGACGCGATCGTCGACGTCACCGAGACCGGTGCCAGCCTGCGCCGGCACGGCCTGAAGATCATCGAGACGCTGCTGGTCTCCCGGACCGAGCTGATCGCCAACACGGCCGCGTTCGCGGACCCGGAGAAACGTGCGGCGATCGCCGATATCTCCACCCTGCTGCTGGGGGCGATCAGGGCCCGCGGCCAATGCTTGATCAAACTCAACGTCGGGGACGAGCAACTGTCGGCCGTGCTGGGTCTGCTGCCGTCGATGACGTCGCCCACAGTGACGGCACTCGCCTCCGGGGCGTTCCACGCGGTCGAGACGGTGGTGGCGAAACGGGGCGTCAACACGCTGATCCCGGCGTTGAAGGCCGCCGGCGCCCGGGACATCCTCGAGCTGCCGATCTCGAAGATTGTCGAGTAGCGACCCGCGGCCGGGGCGCTCGCCGGTCGGCGGACCACTCGCAGCGATGGTGGCCGCCGGTGCGCTGCTCGGCGTTCAGGCCCGGGTGAACGGCGCGCTCGGCGTGGGGATGCACTCGGCGCTACTCGCTTCCCTGGTCTCCTTCGCCGGCGGCACCGCCCTGCTCGCGGTCATCGTGACCGCCCGGGCGGGCAGCCGTGCCGGGCTCGCCCGGCTCCGATCCGGTCCGACCCGCTGGTACTACTGGCTGGGTGGACTCGCCGGCGGCCTGGTGGTCGCGTCGAGCGCCGCGGGGGCGCCGCGGATCGGGGTTTCGCTGGTCAGCGTCTGCCTCGTCGCGGGCACCACCGCAGGCGCCCTGCTCGTCGACCGGGTCGGGCTGGGCCCGGGTGGTCACCAGCCGGTGACCCGGCGGCGCTTGGCCGGCGCCGCCCTGGCGGTGGCCGCGGTCGGGCTGGGCGCGATCGGCCGGCCGGCCCGGGCCGGCCAGCCCCTGCTGTTCATTGCGATCGTTGCCGCCGGCTTTGCCTCCGCCGGCCAGCAGGCGGTCAACGGCCAGCTTCGCCGGGTGGCCGACGACGTGGCCGTGGCCGCGCTCATCTCGTTCGCCGTGGGGCTTGCCGGACTCGCCGCCGTCGCGGTCGCCGCCGCGGCGGCCGGGGCGTTGCCTCGTCCGAGCTGGCCGGGTACCTGGTGGTTCTACACCGGAGGGCTCTACGGGGCGGTCTACATCGCGGCAGCGGCAGCCGCGGTACGGCGGCTCGGCGTCCTCCGGATCTCCCTCGCGACCGTCGGGGGTCAGCTGGCCGGATCCGTTCTGTTGGACCTGGTGTTCCCCGAGCCGAGAGCTCCGCTGACCGCGGTCGCCGGGGTCGGCGTCGTGCTCACCCTGATCGCGGTGGCGGTGGCAAGCACCCGGCGCGCCGTTGCCGTCTAGGATCAACGGCCATGCCGACCCTGCGCCTGCCCGATGGCCCGACGCTCGCCTACGACGACACCGGTGGTTCGGGGCCGGCACTGGTCTTCAGTCACGGACTGCTCATGAATCGGCGGATGTTCGCCCCGCAGACGGCGGCGTTCAGCGGCGATTACCGGTGCATCAGCTGGGATGCCCGCGCGCACGGGGAGACCATCGCCTCCGGGCCCTTCGACTACTGGGATTCGGCCCGGGACGCGTTGGCGCTGCTCGATCACCTCGGGATCGAGCGGGCGGTCTTCGCCGGGATGAGCCAGGGCGGCTTCGCGTCGCTGCGGGTTGCGCTGCTCGCTCCGGAGCGGGTTCGCGCCCTCGTGCTGCTCGACTCCCAGGCGGGCCTCGAACAGCCCGGGGCCGATGAGGTCTACCTCCAGATCGCCGAGACCTGGCGTGCGGAGGGGCTCGCCGACGACGCGGCCACCGGTATCGCGTATCTGATCCTGGGCGCCGATCCGGCGGTCTGGGCCCCGTGGATCAGCGAATGGAAGCGCCGCCCGCTCGACGAGATGCTGGTGGAGGCCAGCCGGACGCTGCTCGGCCGCGAGGACCTCACCGAGCGGCTCCCGGAGATCACCCAGCCGGCGCTCGTGGTGCACGGCGAGGTCGATGTCGCGATCCCACGCGAGCGCGCGGAGGCGCTGGCCGCCGGCCTGCCCGGGGCGGGTGGCGTCGTCCTTGTCCCCGGAGCCGCGCATGCTGCGAACCTCACCCATCCCGAGCCGGTGAATCAGGCGATCCGGGAGTTCCTCGGCGCGCTGCCGGCCTGATCGGCCACCCGCGGGGCCCGGGGCGGGTGCCCGGGGCGAGTGCCCGTGGCGGGTGCCCGGGGCGAGTGTGCAATTTCCGACGCGACTCGCCGTGGGAGGCGTCGGAAATTGCACACTCGCGGCGATCCGGGTGCCCAGGAGGGGACGGGGCGCCCCGCCCGGAGCGGGCCCCCGTGCCCGGGTGGACTCTGTTACGCTCAAACCGGACCTGTGGGGCCCGGCGTGCCGGGCGTCACGATCAAGTGGAGTCCCTGCTCCCACCCGCTCGGCCGGCAGGTCGTCGGGTCCGGTCAACCGCTCGCTGCGAACGCGGGCGGTAGCGCGTCGCCGTGCTGGATGGCGACGTCCGGAGGGCTGGGGCTGCGCGCTCAACTGACCGCGAGCCCGAGGAGGCCCCATCAGCGTCGAACCCCGCATCAACGATCGGATCCGCGTCCCCGAAGTGCGTCTCGTCGGGCCGGGGGGCGAGCAGGTCGGGATCGTCGCGATCGGCGACGCCCTGCGGCTGGCCCAGGAGGCCGACCTCGACCTCGTCGAAGTCGCTCCAACGGCCCGGCCCCCGGTCTGCAAGCTCATGGACTACGGGAAATGGAAATACGAGAACGCGCAGAAGGCCCGTGAGGCGCGACGCAACCAGGCGCACACGGTCATCAAGGAGATGAAGCTCCGACCGAAGATCGACCCGCACGACTACGAGACCAAGAAGGGTCACGTCGTTCGGTTCCTCAAGCAGGGCGACAAGGTCAAGATCACAATCATGTTCCGCGGCCGGGAGCAGTCCCGACCGGAGCTCGGCCTCCGGCTCCTTCAGCGGCTGGCCGAGGACGTTGCCGAACTCGGCTACGTCGAAGCCGCGCCGAAGCAGGACGGACGAAACATGATCATGGTGATGACGCCGCACCGCAACATCAAGGCCGAGTCCAAACGGCCGCTGCCGGCACCCGCCCCAGCGATGCCGTAGCCCGGCCCGGGCGACCACACGACGAGGGAGACATGCCGAAGAACAAGACCCATAGCGGGTCGGGGAAGCGGTTCCGGATCACCGGCTCGGGCAAGATCATGCGCCGTCGAGCCAACCGCAACCACCTGCTCGAGCACAAGGCCTCGACCCGGACCCGGCGACTGAAGAACGAGGTCGTCATGGCTCCGGCCGAAAACAACCGGGTTCGACGCCTCCTCGGTCTCTGACCACCACGCGCTAGCAAGGAGTCCTTCCAGTGGCACGCGTAAAGCGGGCGGTCAACGCCCACAAAAAGCGCCGAACCGTCCTCGAGCGGGCCAGCGGGTACCGGGGCCAGCGGTCCCGGCTCTATCGCAAGGCCAAGGAGCAGATGCTCCACTCGATGACCTACGCGTACCGGGACCGCCGGGCACGTAAGGGCGATTTCCGGTCGCTGTGGATCCAGCGGATCAACGCCGCCTCGCGGGCCAACGGGATGACGTACAACCGATTCATCCAAGGCCTCAAGGCCGCCGGGATCGAGGTCGACCGCAAGCACCTGGCCGACTTGGCGGTCGTGGACCCGGCCGCATTCGCGGTGCTCGTCGAGTCCGCGCGTAGCGCCCTGCCGTCGACGGCGGCCTGATCCCCGCGCTGACCACGTCGGTTCGGGCGCCCCGGGTCGCGGCCGCTCGGCGGCTGGCCAAACGGGCCTTGCGTTCGGCGGCGGGCGCCTTCCTGGTGGAAGGGCCGCAGGCGGTGCGCGAGGCCCTGGAGGACGGACGCGGCCTGGTCCGCGAACTGTTCGCCACCCCCGAGGCTGCTAGCCGGCACGGCGATCTGCTCGTCGGGGGGGTTGAAGTTCACGTCGTCAGCAGCGAAGTCATGGCTTCCCTCGCCCAGACGGTCAGCCCGCAGGGCATCGTGGCCGTTGCCACGATGTGCCACGTCCCGCTGGAGTCCGCGGTTAGCAACGGGGCTCGCCTCGTCGCGGTGCTCGCCTCCGTTCGCGACCCCGGCAATGCTGGCACGCTGCTCCGCTCGGCCGACGCGGCAGGAGCGGACGCCGTGGTGCTCACCGACCGCTCGGTCGACGTCTACAACGCGAAATGCGTCCGGGCCTCGGCCGGTTCGCTGTTCCATCTACCGATCGCCGTCGGGGTGCCGGTGACCGACGCGGTCGCCGCATGCCGGTCGGCCGGGCTGACGGTCCTCGCCGCTGACGCGGCCGGCTCGGACGATCTGGACCGGCTGGCCGACGATGGGGCGTTGGGCCGGCCGACCGGCTGGCTGTTCGGCAACGAGGCCTGGGGCCTGCCCGACGAGGTCGCGGGCCTCGCCGACCGGGTGGTCCGGGTTCCGATTCATGGTCGCGCGGAGTCGCTCAACCTGGCGGCGGCAGCCGCGGTGTGTCTGTATTCCTCCGCGCGGGCGCAACGTTCGGGCGCCCGGTAGCCGGTACGCTCGCTCCTCGTGGTGGACCCCGACGATCTCCCGGACGGCGTGGTGGTCGCCGACGCGCGCGGCGCCGTCACCCTGGTCAACCGGGTCGCGGCGCGCCTGCTCCGCGTCGACCCGTCGGTCGCCGTCGGCCGCTGCTATGCCGAGGTGGTTCCGGTCCGGGACCCGGCCGGCCGGGACTGGTGGGCGGGCATCCGCCCGTACGCCGGTCTGGTCTCCCGGACCGGAGTGCCCGAGCGCCTGCTCGAGATCGCCCCGGGGGAAGGGCGCCCGGCGCGTGAGGTCCTGCTGTCCGCCCGTTTCGTCCGGCCCGGTCGAGGCCAACCCCTCGAGCGGTTGGTCGTCGTGTTGCGTGACGCCGCCGTGCGGGAGCGGCAGGAACGGAACCGGGCCGAGTTGGTCTCGGTCGTCTCGCACGAGCTGCGGTCGCCGCTGACCAGCGTCAAAGGCTTCACCGCCACCCTGCTCGCGAAATGGGATCGATTCAGCGACGAGCAAAAGAAGCTGATGCTGACAACCGTGAACGCGGACGCGGACCGGGTGACCCGGTTGATCGGCGAGTTGCTCGACGTGTCGCGGATCGACGCCGGCCGGCTCGAGCTGCGCCGGCAGGTCGTCGACGTGCCGGCGCTCGCCCGCACCGTGGTCGCCGGCCGGGTGGGTGCGGGGGAGGCGGCGGACCGTTTCGTCGTTGTCGAAACCGGCCCGCTGCCCGAGATGTGGGCCGACCCGGACAAGCTCACGCAGGTGTTCGGCAACCTCGTCGACAATGCGCTACGGCATGGCGCCGGTCGGATCACCCTGACGATCTCCCCGCGGCATCCGGAGCCCGGGGCCCTCGTCGAGGTCACGGACGAGGGCGAAGGGGTGCCGCCCGACGTCGCGCCGCGGCTGTTCACCAAGTTCTGGCGCGGCGGACGCCGCGCCGGCAGCGGGCTCGGTCTCTACCTGGCCCGCGGGCTGGTCGAGGCGCATGGCGGAACCATCGGGTTCGGTTCCACCGACGCCGGTGGCGCGCGATTTACCGTGGCCCTGCCGGCCGGCGCGCCCGAGTACGCCTGAGCGCGCCAGCCGGCCGGGCCGCAGCCCGCCGCCCCCGCGAACGACGAGGAGCCATGTCCGCGCCCAACGATCCCTTCGATCCCAAGCAGGTGGCCGCGTTGGCCCCGGCGGCGGTCAAGCGCGCCGTCGAGGAGGGGCTGGCGGCGTTCGCCGCGGCGGCCAGCCTCGACGCGTTGGCCGCGGAGCATGTCGCCCAGCTCGGCAACGGGTCACCGATCGCGTTGGCCCGACGTGAGATAGGTGCCCTGCCCCCGCAGGCGAAGGCGGAT
Above is a genomic segment from Mycobacteriales bacterium containing:
- the hisG gene encoding ATP phosphoribosyltransferase, which produces MLSLVLPKGSLERATLELFDAADLAVRRTTDRDYHATIDDPRIDRVSLLRPQEIPRYVEEGLFDLGITGRDWIAETDTEVASVTELEYSKATANPVRIVLAVPKEHPAEQGTDLPAGIRVSTEYPELTRRFFAKAGVEAIIVPSYGATEAKVPDIVDAIVDVTETGASLRRHGLKIIETLLVSRTELIANTAAFADPEKRAAIADISTLLLGAIRARGQCLIKLNVGDEQLSAVLGLLPSMTSPTVTALASGAFHAVETVVAKRGVNTLIPALKAAGARDILELPISKIVE
- a CDS encoding DMT family transporter; translated protein: MVAAGALLGVQARVNGALGVGMHSALLASLVSFAGGTALLAVIVTARAGSRAGLARLRSGPTRWYYWLGGLAGGLVVASSAAGAPRIGVSLVSVCLVAGTTAGALLVDRVGLGPGGHQPVTRRRLAGAALAVAAVGLGAIGRPARAGQPLLFIAIVAAGFASAGQQAVNGQLRRVADDVAVAALISFAVGLAGLAAVAVAAAAAGALPRPSWPGTWWFYTGGLYGAVYIAAAAAAVRRLGVLRISLATVGGQLAGSVLLDLVFPEPRAPLTAVAGVGVVLTLIAVAVASTRRAVAV
- a CDS encoding alpha/beta hydrolase, giving the protein MPTLRLPDGPTLAYDDTGGSGPALVFSHGLLMNRRMFAPQTAAFSGDYRCISWDARAHGETIASGPFDYWDSARDALALLDHLGIERAVFAGMSQGGFASLRVALLAPERVRALVLLDSQAGLEQPGADEVYLQIAETWRAEGLADDAATGIAYLILGADPAVWAPWISEWKRRPLDEMLVEASRTLLGREDLTERLPEITQPALVVHGEVDVAIPRERAEALAAGLPGAGGVVLVPGAAHAANLTHPEPVNQAIREFLGALPA
- the infC gene encoding translation initiation factor IF-3, yielding MSVEPRINDRIRVPEVRLVGPGGEQVGIVAIGDALRLAQEADLDLVEVAPTARPPVCKLMDYGKWKYENAQKAREARRNQAHTVIKEMKLRPKIDPHDYETKKGHVVRFLKQGDKVKITIMFRGREQSRPELGLRLLQRLAEDVAELGYVEAAPKQDGRNMIMVMTPHRNIKAESKRPLPAPAPAMP
- the rpmI gene encoding 50S ribosomal protein L35 → MPKNKTHSGSGKRFRITGSGKIMRRRANRNHLLEHKASTRTRRLKNEVVMAPAENNRVRRLLGL
- the rplT gene encoding 50S ribosomal protein L20 → MARVKRAVNAHKKRRTVLERASGYRGQRSRLYRKAKEQMLHSMTYAYRDRRARKGDFRSLWIQRINAASRANGMTYNRFIQGLKAAGIEVDRKHLADLAVVDPAAFAVLVESARSALPSTAA
- a CDS encoding RNA methyltransferase produces the protein MPALTTSVRAPRVAAARRLAKRALRSAAGAFLVEGPQAVREALEDGRGLVRELFATPEAASRHGDLLVGGVEVHVVSSEVMASLAQTVSPQGIVAVATMCHVPLESAVSNGARLVAVLASVRDPGNAGTLLRSADAAGADAVVLTDRSVDVYNAKCVRASAGSLFHLPIAVGVPVTDAVAACRSAGLTVLAADAAGSDDLDRLADDGALGRPTGWLFGNEAWGLPDEVAGLADRVVRVPIHGRAESLNLAAAAAVCLYSSARAQRSGAR
- a CDS encoding HAMP domain-containing sensor histidine kinase encodes the protein MVDPDDLPDGVVVADARGAVTLVNRVAARLLRVDPSVAVGRCYAEVVPVRDPAGRDWWAGIRPYAGLVSRTGVPERLLEIAPGEGRPAREVLLSARFVRPGRGQPLERLVVVLRDAAVRERQERNRAELVSVVSHELRSPLTSVKGFTATLLAKWDRFSDEQKKLMLTTVNADADRVTRLIGELLDVSRIDAGRLELRRQVVDVPALARTVVAGRVGAGEAADRFVVVETGPLPEMWADPDKLTQVFGNLVDNALRHGAGRITLTISPRHPEPGALVEVTDEGEGVPPDVAPRLFTKFWRGGRRAGSGLGLYLARGLVEAHGGTIGFGSTDAGGARFTVALPAGAPEYA